The DNA region CGTACCAGTTAAAAACGTCTCTCATGTCCAAGTCGAAAGTCTTGATAGGTTTTGTGTTAATGTGCTATATGTTATTTGCTATTTTTGAGTTTAGCGGATATGAGACGGTTGCCTATTATTTATATAGTATTATGGTGCCTTCCATTACTTTGGCGTATTTACTATTAGGTAATAAAAAGAATAGTCTGTTTTCGCTTTTTTTGGTATTTTATTCGTTGTCAGATTTGATGGGACTCCTGATTAGTAGTCTTCCTTATGATGGATCACAAATGTTATATGATTTTGAGTATTACTTCGGTAACTTGTTATACTTGCTTTCGTATTTGTTTCTCATTGTAAATATTAGTAAATCAATTAATATAAAACATGTGGTAAAACATTTTAAAATCCATATTGTGGTACTAACTGCACTCAGTATTTATTTGGTTCATGTTTTGCAAAATATTATTGGCGATGGTTTAGTATATAAAAGCGATTATTACTTCGAGTTGATTTACAATATCACATTGGTGGTATTGCTTCCTATGTCGTTGCTAAATTATTTGTACAGAGATAACAGAAAAGCGCTTTACTTGTTTTTAGGTTCTTTATTTGTTATGTTTTCAGAAGTTATGTTGGTCGCTCATATTTACGTTAAAGAGATGAGCATATTGAATTTTTTATCAGCTACATTCACCTTAATAGCTTTTTATTTCTACTACCAGCAATCAAAGTTCAAAAATGTTGGTAATCAACACAAGCATTTCAGGGTAATTGAAAATTAGTTTTACTTTATGCTTTATCGATGAATGGCATTTTGATTTTGGTGTTTCATCGATAAAATGCATTTTTATTCGATTAACGAATTGTAAGTCATTACATTTGTAGTACCTACTTATGTTTTGATTATGAGAAAACCGAGTCTTACCCATGCCGGCAACCTGTTCTTTGGGTTGTTTTTGTTAATGTTCCTCGCTATTGGCAGCACTTATTTTTCTAGAAATATTATGGTGTTACGCGCAGTTTTGCTTTTGGCGGTTCCATTGCACCTCACGTTCTATTTTTACAAGAAAAAGCGCTTGAGTGTAGCCGTTATTTCTTTTTTATTGTTTGTCTTTTTAGGAAATGCCTTTACGGCGATATTTTACGAAGCCAATTATACGGGGATTTCAAATATATTGTATTTGGTGGCATCAGTAAGTTTAATGATGGTATTGGGGCAAAACTATAAAGCACAATTACAAATAAAAAATAAATTGATTATTGGTTACTTACTGGTCATGTTTACAATAGGTTTGTGCTTTTTATTGGAAATTAGCCATATTTTTAGTGCTCTGGTTACGAATGAGATGGAATTTTATGTTTTTGTGTTTCAGGGTTTAAGCTTATTGGTGTTGGGCTTGCTGTCCTTTGGGTTATTTTTATCCAATGCAAGGTATTCAGCCATTTATTTTTTTGTGGCCATTGTCTGTTTTGGATTTGCGCTGGCAGTTAATTACGTATCGATTTTTTATCTCTACGATTTTGTTTTCGAATTATTGAGCGCCTTATTTTATGTTAGTGGCCTTTATTTCCTTTTTAAATTTCTACTGAAGGAAAACCATGTAAAACCACAAAAATCTATCAAAGACCACAACGTGTCTTATTCTGAAATTGTATTTACTTAAACAATAATAGAAGTTCCATTGGCCGACTTGTTCTTACTGGCGTCAAAATAAAAATCTATTTTTCCAAGGTTGATGCCATAACAGCCCACTTGGTTAACTAACATGTTGTTGCCATCTAAATTTTTAACCACAGTTGGTTTTGAAAGAAAGGTATGCGTGTGTCCTCCAATAATTAGGTCTATGTCTCTTGTGGCTTCGGCTAGTTTCAAATCGCTTATTTTGTTGCCTTTATAGTGATAGCCCAAGTGCGATAAACAGATAATTAAATCGCATTGTTCCTGTGTTTTTAAAATACGTGTCATTTCTTGCGAAGTCTCAACAGGGTCTAGATACTTAGTTTCCTTGAACATAGCAGGGTCAACCAAACCGTCCAGTTCGATCCCAAGACCGAAAACACCAATTTTTATATTTCCCTTTTTAAATACTTTGTAGGGCTTGGTATGGGTGTCCATAATGGTGTTCGAAAAATCGTAATTAGCTGAAATAAACTCAAATTCGGCATGTGGTAATTGGGCGTATAGACCCTCAATACCGTTGTCGAAATCGTGGTTGCCAATAGTGGCGGCATCATACTTTAGTTTGCTCATCAATTTAAACTCCAATTCGCCGCCGTAATAATTAAAATAAGGAGTGCCTTGAAAAATATCGCCCGCATCGAGCAAAAGCGTATTGGGATTTTCCTTTCTAATAGAATCAATTAAACTGGCGCGTCGGGCGACACCGCCTTTGTTGGCATTTCGGCCATCTTCGGGGCCAAAGGCATCGATATGGCTGTGCACGTCGTTAGTGTGAAGAATCGTTATTTTTTCTACGTTTTCTAAAGAAGCAAAAGATTGAAGCCCCAAATTTCCTATGGTAGCCAAAGCAGCTCCGGCAGCGGTGTGTTGAATAAATTTTCTGCGTTTCATTCTTGTTATTTTTGCTGAATAAATCTATTGTCCCGCACTGGGGCAATCGTGTCTTTTCGTTTGAAGTTATCGATTAAGGCGTTTCTAATTTTATAGTTTAAAACATAGACGCTATCGTTGGGTTTAAAAAAGCTCATGTTGTCGCCGCCGTTATAAAGGTAGTCGTTAGTGGCCACATAATACGTGCTGTCTTCAATAATGCCCTTGCTATCTATTTTGGCTTCAGAAACATTGAAACCTTGATCTAAAGTGAGTTCTAATTTCGATATGGGGTGCGCCCTTTTGGCACGACTTAAATAACTTACCAACTCATTGACCTGCGTTCCTTTTAATGCCACTACAACAATGCTGTTTTCAAAAGGCATAAGCTGGAACGCGGTACGTTTGGTAACCTTCCCCTTTGATAAAATGGAGCGGATGCCACCGTGGTTGAGCAGTACCATATCAATATCTTTTTTTGTTCGTTGTTTAAAAATGGGATTGGCTTCTTCGTAAACGGCATCGGCCATAAAATTGCCCAATGCGGTATTGAACTCTCCATCATTTTTGGTGTAGGTATCGGCCGAATAGGCCAAAACACTATCCAAATCCTTTTCAATATTATCACGGTATGGCTTAACAAAAGCTTCAATTTCGGGATTCAACGGAAGTGAATCGATAATGGCTATTTGCTTGCCTTCAATTTTTGAGAGGTGCCGTTTGGAAGGTTTGCACCCACAAAAAATTAAAAAATTTAACAAAATAAATAAAAGTGTAATCCTCATGTGTAAATCAAATAAATGAATGTACTTTTGCTACCTTTGCGGAAAGGATAAAGGTAAATGATTTTAAAGGGTTTTAAGGAAAAATCTAATAAAAAATACTTGAACAAATTGTTATCGGAAAGGCATGTAAATGTTAACGATGGCAAGATTGTAAGTTTAGGAATTATCTTTAATGTAGACGAAGTTGATAGCTTTGAGCAGTTTAGGAAATTGGCCGATTATATTGATGTTAGGTCCAATAGGGTGAAAATTATCGCCTTTTCGGAAAAAGAAAAAGAAAACATAAATACTTGGGATGCCTGTTACAATCCGAAGGATTTTGGTTGGAAGGGCACCGTTAAAAATAGCGAGCTTCAAGAGTTTTTAAATACCGAATTTGATGCACTGGTAAGCTATTATGAAGATGATGTTTTGGAGTTGAAGTTGATAACGGCGCTTTCAAAAGCAAAATTAAAAATTGGTATTTTACAGACCGATGAGCGTTTAAACGATTTAATAATAAAAACCCCTTTAAAGGAATTCAATTCTTTTAAAAAGGAAGTACATAAGTACCTAACCATTTTAAATAAAATATAAGGAATAATGAGTAGTAAGTTTTTAGGAACGGGAGTGGCATTGGTAACACCTTTTAATTCAGATTTGAGTGTGGACCATAGCGCTTTGTTCGATATTGTAAATTTTAATATAGACAATGGCGTGGAGTACCTTGTGGTATGTGGTACCACGGCCGAAACGGCAACCCTTACTAAAGAAGAGAAAAAAGCAGTTTTACAAACCGTTATAAAAGCAAGCAGCGGGCGCGTTCCCATTGTTTTGGGTATTGGCGGTAACAATACTGCGGCGGTAATCGAAGAAATACAATCCACCGATTTTAGTGGTGTCGATGCCATATTATCGGTTACACCATATTATACAAAGCCAACCCAAGAAGGCATTTACCAGCATTTTAAAGCGATTTCTGAAGCTTCACCAATCGATATTATTTTGTACAATGTACCTGGTAGAACAGCTAAAAACATGGAAGCACAAACCACGTTAAGATTGGCCAATGATTTTAAAAACATTGTTGGCGTAAAAGAAGCCGGCAACAGCATTTCGCAATACTACGAATTGATTAAAAACAAACCGGAAGATTTCTTGATCATTTCGGGCGATGACGATTTAGCACTGGGTGTCGTTTTGGCAGGTGGAGCGGGTGTGATTTCAGTCATCGGGCAAGGGTTTCCAAAGGAATTTTCAGAAATGATCCGCTTAGGGTTAAAAGGCGAAGCCAAGGAAGCATTCAAGTTACACTTCAAATTAATTGATGTTATTGGTTATATTTTCGAAGAAAATAATCCAGCCGGAATTAAAGGTGTTTTTGAAGCTTTAGGACTTTGTAAAGACGCCGTTAGGTTACCATTGGTGCCAGCTTCAAACGGGTTGAAAGCCAAAATTGCCGACTTTGTAAAGCAGTTTTAAAAGCTGTTTCATAATTAAAAGAGCATATTTCAAAAAAGGAAACACAGTTGTTAAATATTACTTAAACCTTCCTTTTACAGCCTTTAAGCCATTATTTTAGCGAAGAAATAATATTTTTAAAATCCATAATAATAGCTTAATTTTGCAAGCTGTAATAAAAATAAATGAATAGATTTTTTTACATACTCATGCTAGCTGCCGTTTTAACAGGGTGTAGCGAATACCAAAAGGCCTTAAAGTCTGAAGATATTGCTACCAAGTTTAAAATGGGGGAAGAGCTTTATAACGAAGGCCATTACTCTAAGGCTAATCGCTTATTTGCCCAAATAGTCCCAAACTACAGAGGGAAACCGCAAGCCGAAAAATTGATGTACCTATACGCCAATTCATTTTACAAAATGAAGGACTATTACGTTTCGGGTTATCAATTTGAGCGTTTTGCGACCAGTTACCCCAATAGTGAAAAATTGGAAGAAGCCTCGTTTTTAAGTGCCAAAAGTTATTACATGCTTTCTCCGGTGTATTCGAAAGATCAAACCGAAACCAAAGATGCTATTGAAAAACTTCAGGATTTCATCAACGTGTTTCCAGATTCCGAATATGTTTCCGAAGCCAGTAAATTGGTTCATGAGTTGGATTATAAATTAGAAAAAAAGGCATTCGAAATTGCCAAACAATATAATACCATTTCAGATTATCCGGCCTCCGTAAAGTCGTTCAGCAATTTTATTTTTGAATTTCCTGGGTCGAGATTACGCGAAGAGGCTTTGTTTTACAGACTGGATTCAGCCTATAAATTAGCGATGAACAGTGTGGAAATGAAGCGTACTATTCAAGACGGTATCGTGATGCTGAAAAAAAACAGATTGGAAGAAGCCAAAGAATTTTCGGAGGCATTTAAGGAAACTTACAGTACTTCCAAGCATATTGAAGAAGTGAACAAAATGCAGGCAGAGATTGCCGAAGAATTAAAGAGTTACAGCGCAAAAAGTTAAATATAACAACAATGGATTTAAAAAAAATCAATGCTCCGGTGAATACGGTAACGTACGACAGAAATCAAATAGATGAGCCAACAGAGAACATCTACGAGTCTATTTCTATCATTGCAAGACGTGCAGAACAGATCAATACAGAAATCAAAAAAGAGCTTATTGATAAACTGGAAGAATTTGCCACTTACAACGACAGCCTAGAGGAAGTGTTTGAAAATAAAGAGCAAATTG from Tamlana crocina includes:
- a CDS encoding metallophosphatase, whose protein sequence is MKRRKFIQHTAAGAALATIGNLGLQSFASLENVEKITILHTNDVHSHIDAFGPEDGRNANKGGVARRASLIDSIRKENPNTLLLDAGDIFQGTPYFNYYGGELEFKLMSKLKYDAATIGNHDFDNGIEGLYAQLPHAEFEFISANYDFSNTIMDTHTKPYKVFKKGNIKIGVFGLGIELDGLVDPAMFKETKYLDPVETSQEMTRILKTQEQCDLIICLSHLGYHYKGNKISDLKLAEATRDIDLIIGGHTHTFLSKPTVVKNLDGNNMLVNQVGCYGINLGKIDFYFDASKNKSANGTSIIV
- a CDS encoding 5'-nucleotidase C-terminal domain-containing protein → MRITLLFILLNFLIFCGCKPSKRHLSKIEGKQIAIIDSLPLNPEIEAFVKPYRDNIEKDLDSVLAYSADTYTKNDGEFNTALGNFMADAVYEEANPIFKQRTKKDIDMVLLNHGGIRSILSKGKVTKRTAFQLMPFENSIVVVALKGTQVNELVSYLSRAKRAHPISKLELTLDQGFNVSEAKIDSKGIIEDSTYYVATNDYLYNGGDNMSFFKPNDSVYVLNYKIRNALIDNFKRKDTIAPVRDNRFIQQK
- the dapA gene encoding 4-hydroxy-tetrahydrodipicolinate synthase; amino-acid sequence: MSSKFLGTGVALVTPFNSDLSVDHSALFDIVNFNIDNGVEYLVVCGTTAETATLTKEEKKAVLQTVIKASSGRVPIVLGIGGNNTAAVIEEIQSTDFSGVDAILSVTPYYTKPTQEGIYQHFKAISEASPIDIILYNVPGRTAKNMEAQTTLRLANDFKNIVGVKEAGNSISQYYELIKNKPEDFLIISGDDDLALGVVLAGGAGVISVIGQGFPKEFSEMIRLGLKGEAKEAFKLHFKLIDVIGYIFEENNPAGIKGVFEALGLCKDAVRLPLVPASNGLKAKIADFVKQF
- the bamD gene encoding outer membrane protein assembly factor BamD; the protein is MNRFFYILMLAAVLTGCSEYQKALKSEDIATKFKMGEELYNEGHYSKANRLFAQIVPNYRGKPQAEKLMYLYANSFYKMKDYYVSGYQFERFATSYPNSEKLEEASFLSAKSYYMLSPVYSKDQTETKDAIEKLQDFINVFPDSEYVSEASKLVHELDYKLEKKAFEIAKQYNTISDYPASVKSFSNFIFEFPGSRLREEALFYRLDSAYKLAMNSVEMKRTIQDGIVMLKKNRLEEAKEFSEAFKETYSTSKHIEEVNKMQAEIAEELKSYSAKS
- a CDS encoding DNA-directed RNA polymerase subunit omega gives rise to the protein MDLKKINAPVNTVTYDRNQIDEPTENIYESISIIARRAEQINTEIKKELIDKLEEFATYNDSLEEVFENKEQIEVSKFYEKLPKPHALAVQEWLTDKIYFRNTEEDSK